Part of the Oceanidesulfovibrio indonesiensis genome is shown below.
GTCCCAGGCGTCCTGGTAGATCGAGTAGAAGGACGAACCGAAGATGTCTTTCGGCCTGGCCTGCAACACTTTTTCCAGAGGCAGTTGCAGCATCTCGCAGGCCATGGGGTTTGCGTACGCCACGGTGTCGCGGTCGGCGAATATGATCAGCGCGTCGGTGACGTTTTCCACGATGGTGCGATAGCGCTTTTCGGATTCTTCTTCGCGTTTGTGGGCTTCGACGATGTCGGACATCTGCCGGGCTGCCAGCATATAGATGAGCAGCGCCGAAAAGAGCACGAAAAGGAGCCCCTTGAGCATCTGGTACCAGGCGATGGCCTGGGGGACGTCCGACAGCAGGTTGGCGAACAGGTCGGAGAAGATGATCCAGCAACTGCCCGCAACAGCGTAGAAGAGGGCGACCTTGAACGCGTTTCTGCGGTAAGTGTGGATCGTCATGGGCAATTTCGCCTGGAGTTAGGGCACTGTAAAGTACGCCATACTCATGACTATACATGGAATAGGAGACGACGCAAAGCGAATTGGAATTTTCGTGTAGGCGAGGAGCGGATATTGTTCACAGGAATGGGAAAAAGCGGGGGTGGAGCCCCCCCGCGAAATGCACTGACTATTTCTTGGCAATGATCCAGATGGCGTGGACCAGCCCTGGAATGTAGCCGAGCAGGGTCAGCAGGATGTTGATCCAGAAGTGCTTGCCGATGCCCACCTGCAGGAAGACGCCAAGGGGCGGGATAATGACGGAAAGAACGATGCGGATGAAGTCAGCCATGGTCAGACTCCTTTGCTGGGATGATTATCGGGTGAACCCTGCAAGCATAGCACATCGGCGCGTAATGGAAAGGCGTTACGCCGTGCAGAACGGCGGGCAGCGCCATGCGCTGCGCCTGTCAGATCGCTCCTGCTCCCCATTGCCTGCTCCGAAGGGTTGACAAAGCATGGTGGATAAGCGCATGTGATACAAAACGTACGAGAAAGACGAATGAT
Proteins encoded:
- a CDS encoding YqaE/Pmp3 family membrane protein; protein product: MADFIRIVLSVIIPPLGVFLQVGIGKHFWINILLTLLGYIPGLVHAIWIIAKK